Proteins encoded by one window of Yersinia massiliensis:
- the rlmG gene encoding 23S rRNA (guanine(1835)-N(2))-methyltransferase RlmG, with translation MSQLLLETQSLELERFPPQENSNTLQAWEAADEYLLQNIDLSQIDGRPVLVFNDQFGTLACALHAHRPFSVSDSYMSQLATAHNLRLNRLDEEAVTLLGSMDDLPDAPKLVVIKIPKALALLEHQLRALRRVVAPDTVIIAGAKSRDVHNSTLQLFEKILGPTKTTLAWKKARLIHCEVADIPVTEAPATTDWPLANTEYVIHNHANVFSRNNLDIGARFFMEILPYDVTGKIADLGCGNGVVGLIALEQNPLAEMLFVDESYMAVASSELNITYNRPQDLSRCEFMVSHGLDGVERESLQLVLCNPPFHQQHAVSDHVAWQMFCDAKRCLKVGGELMIVGNRHLDYFHKLNRLFGNCETLDSNQKFMVLKAVKTGSSRSEGGGSGSLDMSYSDF, from the coding sequence AACTCTTACTGGAAACGCAGAGCCTTGAGCTTGAGCGTTTTCCGCCACAAGAAAATTCGAATACCCTACAGGCGTGGGAAGCAGCAGATGAATATCTGCTACAAAACATTGACTTAAGCCAAATTGATGGCCGCCCAGTACTGGTGTTTAATGATCAGTTCGGCACGTTGGCTTGCGCTTTACATGCTCATCGACCATTCAGCGTCAGTGACTCTTATATGAGCCAACTGGCAACAGCGCATAATCTACGGTTAAACCGTCTGGATGAAGAAGCCGTTACATTGCTGGGCAGCATGGATGACTTACCTGATGCCCCTAAGCTGGTGGTGATTAAAATCCCTAAAGCTTTGGCATTGCTTGAGCACCAATTGCGTGCTTTACGCCGTGTAGTCGCACCGGATACCGTGATTATTGCCGGTGCGAAATCCCGCGATGTACATAATTCCACCCTGCAATTATTTGAAAAAATTCTAGGGCCAACCAAAACAACGTTGGCATGGAAGAAAGCCCGCTTGATTCACTGTGAAGTGGCAGATATTCCAGTAACAGAGGCACCAGCAACCACCGATTGGCCGCTGGCGAATACCGAGTATGTGATTCATAACCACGCGAATGTTTTCTCGCGTAATAATCTGGATATCGGTGCGCGCTTCTTTATGGAGATCTTACCCTATGATGTCACCGGTAAAATCGCCGATCTCGGTTGTGGTAATGGCGTGGTTGGCTTAATCGCATTGGAGCAGAATCCGCTGGCAGAAATGCTGTTTGTGGACGAGTCCTACATGGCCGTTGCGTCCAGTGAATTGAATATCACTTATAACCGCCCGCAAGATTTGTCGCGTTGTGAGTTTATGGTGAGCCATGGCTTGGATGGGGTTGAGCGTGAGAGCTTGCAATTGGTGCTCTGTAACCCGCCTTTCCATCAACAGCATGCAGTCAGCGATCATGTTGCATGGCAGATGTTTTGTGATGCCAAGCGCTGCCTGAAAGTCGGGGGCGAGCTGATGATCGTCGGTAACCGTCATCTAGATTACTTCCACAAACTTAATCGCTTGTTTGGCAACTGTGAAACGCTGGATTCAAACCAGAAGTTTATGGTGTTAAAAGCGGTGAAGACCGGTTCGTCGCGTTCAGAGGGTGGCGGGTCGGGGAGTTTGGATATGTCGTATAGCGATTTCTAA
- a CDS encoding autotransporter outer membrane beta-barrel domain-containing protein translates to MKNKINSQTIAQTNITKSQKNGLSGINKTPIALCMTTAILMLGHPSAMAENHYRVTIDKDTVLNAHDRAVEVTLGEGVSLTLKDEAKIQETKIETGKTVALHDKSSAQNIHVQGGHLHLYGNEHGEAAIAENIHISSGGVTVSTTATISDTVIESKTLDQIAPPVMFLSNNSNARDTKVYEGGELFVRGFPISENDKGVTLENTQVVGKLSLQSDVTLEGKTEFLPTSVLETKGHGIRNNGELIFGSNDDTNINAIIDGLGSLSKEGRTTLTLFGERDDKSPDFSYSGDTNINDGTLKLSNAQFLKSKINGQQDTQLILENTTLTTTIQGGNLLIGENSVWNMTGNSNISDLVISKTSTINLSPTGIGNKLVINGDYISKYGTLLFQTELEGDNSITDHILIKGNTAGHTRIRIVNSHGNGAETKVGIPLIEVLGISDGVFEQLGRSKAGAFEYKLGRGEGDRNKNWYLRSSFADYDAGNKELADAKPDNNTPQDQKPSGNELFNFIVNNGLKIVDDYTTSSKEPENILNHDTPQSTDTKSYVEDSNIIDVNELTILADHPIENVDQTKLITNKIKTNSPLLNTAELTVGPHYPDENMDAVNTTAVNDQNGTISAPPVVSATVGVPTVVVPTAAKSVSSAPVSQPQVYAPENGSYIANIVMARNMFNTRLEDRTGSYQYKDAISGQWQTSSMWMRTQGGKNNFGQAIEQLDVHGKYYSVQLGMDIIQAGNGRIGMLAGLGRATNHSRSNVTGYYANGAVSGYNLGVYASWLPDQQDNTGFYFDTLAQYSWFNNTVNGQEQAEDKYKSSGFTTSIESGYTFKMATTSQLSYFIQPNAQMTLQGIQTQTHKTAYGESISDGNKGHLVTRIGAKTYLQAIDGVESQFTPFFAINWRHQNQNTGAIISGQRVESKSKNSTEFQIGVESKIEQQLHVWATIDYQMGRYNDKNANAVAGIKYHF, encoded by the coding sequence ATGAAAAATAAAATAAATTCACAAACAATAGCTCAGACAAATATAACTAAAAGTCAGAAAAATGGGCTCTCTGGAATAAATAAGACACCTATTGCGCTGTGCATGACGACAGCTATTTTAATGTTAGGTCATCCATCAGCTATGGCGGAAAATCATTATCGAGTGACTATCGATAAAGATACTGTTCTCAACGCGCATGACCGAGCGGTAGAAGTTACATTAGGCGAAGGTGTATCGCTAACTCTCAAAGACGAAGCTAAAATCCAAGAGACCAAAATCGAGACAGGCAAAACTGTTGCATTACATGATAAAAGTTCTGCTCAGAATATTCATGTTCAGGGCGGTCATCTTCACTTATATGGTAACGAACATGGAGAGGCAGCAATAGCTGAAAATATACATATTTCTTCAGGGGGAGTCACTGTCAGCACAACGGCAACAATCTCTGATACAGTGATTGAATCAAAAACCTTAGATCAAATAGCACCACCGGTTATGTTTCTGAGTAATAATAGTAATGCCCGTGATACTAAAGTCTACGAAGGTGGTGAATTGTTTGTTCGAGGCTTCCCGATATCTGAAAATGATAAAGGTGTAACACTCGAGAACACTCAAGTTGTAGGGAAACTGAGCCTACAGAGTGATGTTACACTAGAGGGCAAAACAGAGTTCTTACCGACTTCAGTATTAGAAACTAAAGGGCATGGGATTCGTAATAATGGCGAATTAATTTTTGGTAGTAATGATGATACCAATATTAACGCGATTATTGATGGGCTAGGTTCATTATCCAAAGAAGGGAGAACGACATTAACCTTATTCGGCGAACGTGACGATAAATCGCCAGACTTCTCTTACTCCGGTGATACAAATATCAATGATGGGACGCTAAAGTTATCTAATGCACAATTCCTCAAAAGTAAAATTAATGGTCAACAAGATACACAACTTATTTTAGAAAACACCACGCTCACAACCACCATACAGGGAGGCAATCTTCTGATTGGTGAAAATAGTGTTTGGAATATGACAGGGAATTCTAACATCAGCGATTTAGTGATATCGAAAACTAGCACTATTAATTTAAGCCCAACAGGAATAGGAAATAAATTAGTCATTAATGGTGATTATATAAGCAAATATGGAACCTTATTATTCCAAACTGAGTTAGAAGGCGATAATTCAATCACTGACCATATCCTCATAAAGGGTAATACCGCAGGTCATACTAGAATTAGAATAGTGAATAGTCATGGTAACGGCGCAGAAACAAAGGTAGGGATTCCTCTTATCGAAGTTTTGGGAATCTCTGACGGCGTATTTGAACAACTCGGGCGTAGTAAAGCGGGCGCTTTTGAATACAAATTGGGCCGTGGTGAGGGTGATCGTAACAAAAACTGGTACCTGCGCAGTAGCTTCGCGGATTACGATGCGGGTAATAAAGAATTAGCAGATGCCAAACCAGACAACAATACACCGCAAGATCAAAAACCCTCTGGCAATGAACTTTTCAATTTCATTGTTAATAATGGGCTTAAAATAGTCGACGATTACACGACGTCCTCAAAAGAACCTGAAAATATTTTAAATCACGATACACCTCAATCAACTGATACTAAATCATACGTTGAAGATTCGAATATAATAGATGTTAATGAATTAACCATACTGGCTGATCACCCCATTGAGAATGTTGATCAAACTAAGCTCATTACAAACAAAATAAAAACCAATTCTCCCCTTCTAAATACAGCTGAGCTCACTGTTGGCCCTCACTATCCAGATGAGAATATGGATGCAGTAAACACAACTGCAGTCAATGATCAAAATGGCACAATATCCGCACCACCAGTGGTGTCAGCAACAGTAGGAGTGCCAACAGTAGTAGTGCCAACAGCAGCAAAATCAGTCTCATCGGCACCTGTGAGTCAACCACAAGTGTATGCTCCTGAAAATGGTAGCTATATTGCCAATATCGTGATGGCGAGAAATATGTTCAATACCCGCTTAGAAGACCGCACGGGCAGCTATCAATATAAAGATGCAATCAGTGGCCAATGGCAAACCTCCAGCATGTGGATGCGCACCCAAGGCGGGAAAAATAACTTTGGTCAGGCTATCGAACAATTAGATGTCCACGGAAAGTATTACTCCGTTCAACTGGGGATGGATATTATTCAAGCGGGTAACGGGCGCATTGGTATGTTAGCCGGATTAGGCAGAGCCACAAACCATAGCCGGTCAAACGTCACTGGCTATTATGCCAACGGTGCGGTGAGTGGATATAACCTTGGTGTGTATGCTTCATGGTTACCAGATCAACAAGATAATACCGGTTTCTATTTCGATACCTTGGCGCAATATAGCTGGTTCAATAATACGGTGAATGGCCAAGAACAAGCGGAAGATAAATATAAATCATCCGGTTTCACCACCTCAATTGAGAGTGGATATACCTTTAAAATGGCGACAACAAGTCAATTGAGTTATTTCATTCAACCTAATGCTCAAATGACCTTGCAGGGAATACAAACTCAAACGCATAAAACCGCCTACGGCGAATCCATCAGCGATGGCAATAAAGGCCATTTGGTCACGCGTATCGGTGCCAAAACCTATCTGCAAGCCATAGATGGCGTAGAAAGCCAATTCACGCCATTCTTTGCTATTAACTGGCGGCACCAGAATCAAAACACGGGTGCGATTATTTCAGGGCAACGTGTTGAGAGCAAAAGCAAAAATAGCACTGAATTCCAGATTGGCGTGGAGAGTAAAATTGAGCAACAACTGCATGTCTGGGCGACAATCGATTATCAGATGGGCCGTTATAATGATAAAAACGCCAATGCCGTAGCTGGTATCAAATATCACTTCTAA